In Schistocerca americana isolate TAMUIC-IGC-003095 chromosome 7, iqSchAmer2.1, whole genome shotgun sequence, a single genomic region encodes these proteins:
- the LOC124622631 gene encoding cold and drought-regulated protein CORA-like has product MATRWCLLLVAFAAVASALLGITTARSLGDVVELDDMVAAASHHGHHWEKGGGDEHHSGHHSSHGGKGDKGYKGHHGYEKGEKGHHDKEGHSGHYSDHGGHKKSHHDEGGHYGEHHYGAKGEKGHKYGEKGSYNKGHSTKGHHEIHKLDEYKKNKEFYDEHHDEGHHSKHGGYHHHHEGKKGGHHKGGHHKSGHHHGDHGKKGHHEKGHHHHDHKGWKGAGGHESHHGHHSDYGKKGGHDEHKHWGFSSGGGGGGGGGGGHGG; this is encoded by the exons ATGGCGACACGCTGGTGCCTTCTGCTGGTGGCGTTCGCCGCGGTGGCCTCGGCGCTACTGGGCATCACCACTGCCCGCAGTCTTGGCGACGTCGTGGAGCTCGACGACATGGTGGCGGCCGCCTCGCACCACGGCCACCACTGGGAGAAGGGCGGCGGCGACGAGCACCACTCCGGCCACCACTCGTCGCACGGCGGCAAGGGCGACAAGGGCTACAAGGGCCACCACGGCTACGAGAAGGGCGAGAAGGGCCACCACGACAAGGAGGGCCACAGCGGCCACTACTCTGACCACGGCGGCCACAAGAAGAGCCACCACGACGAGGGCGGCCACTACGGCGAACACCACTACGGCGCCAAGGGCGAGAAGGGCCACAAGTACGGCGAGAAGGGCAGCTACAACAAGGGCCACAGCACCAAGGGACACCATGAG ATCCACAAGCTGGACGAGTACAAGAAGAACAAGGAGTTCTACGACGAGCACCACGACGAGGGCCACCACAGCAAGCATGGcggctaccaccaccaccacgaggGCAAGAAGGGCGGCCACCACAAGGGCGGACACCACAAGTCCGGCCACCACCACGGCGACCACGGCAAGAAGGGCCACCACGAGAAgggccaccaccaccacgaccacaaGGGCTGGAAGGGCGCCGGCGGCCACGAGTCGCACCACGGCCACCACTCCGACTACGGCAAGAAGGGCGGCCACGACGAACACAAGCACTGGGGCTTcagcagcggcggcggtggcggcggcggcggcggcggcggccacggcggc